From a single Pseudomonas triticicola genomic region:
- a CDS encoding SDR family oxidoreductase, producing the protein MQNRMMITGAGSGLGREIALRWAREGWRLALSDVSEPGLQETLKLVREAGGDGFIQRCDVRDYSQLTAFAQACEEKLGGIDIIVNNAGVASGGFFSELSLEDWDWQIAINLMGVVKGCKAFLPLLEQSKGKIINIASMAALMQGPAMSNYNVAKAGVVALSESLLIELAQQEVAVHVVCPSFFQTNLLDSFRGPTPAMKAQVGKLLESSPISAADIADYIYQQVAAGEFLILPHEQGRMAWAIKQKNPQLLYNEMTSMAEKMRAKAKQNNA; encoded by the coding sequence ATGCAAAATCGCATGATGATCACTGGTGCAGGCTCAGGCCTGGGTCGCGAAATCGCCCTGCGCTGGGCCCGTGAAGGCTGGCGGCTGGCCTTGTCCGATGTCAGTGAACCCGGCCTGCAGGAAACCCTGAAACTGGTGCGCGAGGCGGGCGGTGATGGTTTCATCCAGCGCTGCGACGTGCGCGATTACAGCCAGCTCACCGCATTCGCCCAGGCCTGCGAGGAGAAGCTCGGCGGCATCGACATCATCGTCAACAATGCCGGCGTCGCCTCGGGCGGATTCTTCAGCGAGTTGTCGCTGGAAGACTGGGACTGGCAGATCGCGATCAACCTGATGGGTGTGGTCAAGGGCTGCAAGGCGTTCCTGCCGCTGCTGGAACAGAGCAAGGGCAAGATCATCAACATCGCCTCCATGGCTGCGTTGATGCAAGGCCCGGCAATGAGCAACTACAACGTGGCCAAGGCCGGCGTAGTGGCGTTGTCGGAAAGTCTGCTGATCGAACTGGCGCAACAGGAAGTGGCGGTGCATGTGGTTTGCCCATCGTTCTTCCAGACCAACTTGCTCGATTCTTTCCGTGGCCCGACCCCGGCCATGAAAGCCCAGGTCGGCAAGTTGCTGGAAAGTTCGCCGATCAGTGCCGCCGACATCGCTGACTACATCTATCAGCAAGTCGCCGCCGGCGAATTCCTGATTCTGCCTCACGAACAAGGGCGCATGGCTTGGGCGATCAAGCAAAAGAATCCGCAACTGCTCTACAACGAGATGACTTCCATGGCCGAGAAAATGCGCGCCAAGGCCAAACAAAACAACGCTTGA
- a CDS encoding YnfA family protein, which produces MLNYLWFFLAALFEIAGCFAFYMWLRQGKSALWVIPALLSLTLFALLLTRVEAAYAGRAYAAYGGIYIVASIGWLAVVERVRPLGSDWIGMALCVVGASIILFGPRFSAA; this is translated from the coding sequence ATGCTCAATTACTTGTGGTTCTTCCTTGCGGCGCTGTTTGAAATCGCCGGCTGTTTTGCCTTCTACATGTGGCTGCGCCAGGGCAAGAGTGCGTTATGGGTGATTCCCGCGTTGCTCAGCCTGACCCTGTTCGCGCTGTTGCTGACCCGTGTTGAAGCGGCCTACGCCGGGCGCGCCTATGCCGCGTATGGCGGGATCTACATCGTTGCTTCGATTGGCTGGCTGGCGGTGGTCGAGCGGGTGCGTCCGCTGGGCTCGGACTGGATTGGCATGGCGCTGTGCGTGGTCGGTGCCAGCATCATTCTGTTCGGGCCGCGCTTTTCCGCCGCCTGA
- the csrA gene encoding carbon storage regulator CsrA, producing MLVLSRVVGELISIGDDITLRVLSVNGSSVRFGVEAPKKVHVHRAEVYDRIKRKEAAAKAG from the coding sequence ATGCTTGTACTCAGCCGTGTGGTCGGTGAGTTGATTTCAATCGGAGACGACATCACCCTGCGTGTTCTGTCGGTCAACGGCTCCAGCGTGCGCTTCGGCGTCGAGGCGCCGAAAAAGGTCCATGTACACCGCGCCGAGGTCTATGACCGGATCAAGCGCAAGGAGGCAGCGGCGAAGGCTGGCTGA
- a CDS encoding YheU family protein has product MLIPHDALEVDTLTRLIEDFVTRDGTDNGDDTPLETRVLRVRQALTKGQALIVFDPESEQCQLMLKHDVPKHLFD; this is encoded by the coding sequence ATGCTCATTCCCCACGACGCGCTTGAAGTCGACACCCTCACCCGCCTGATCGAGGATTTCGTCACCCGCGACGGTACCGACAACGGCGATGACACCCCGCTGGAGACCCGCGTGCTGCGCGTGCGCCAGGCATTGACCAAAGGCCAGGCATTGATCGTGTTCGACCCGGAAAGCGAACAGTGCCAGCTGATGCTCAAGCACGACGTACCCAAGCATCTATTCGACTGA
- a CDS encoding osmoprotectant NAGGN system M42 family peptidase produces the protein MTPQIPEPDLAYLQKVLLEMLAIPSPTGFTDTIVRYVAERLEELGIPFEMTRRGTIRATLKGKKSSPDRAVSAHLDTIGAAVRAVKDNGRLTLAPVGCWSSRFAEGSRVSLFTDTGVIRGSVLPLMASGHAFNTQVDEMPISWDHVELRLDAYCTTKADCESLGIHVGDVVAFDPLPEFTESGHISARHLDDKAGVAALLAALKAIVDSGQELNIDCHPLFTITEETGSGAAAALPWDVSEFVGIDIAPVAPGQHSSEHAVSVAMQDSGGPYDYHLSRHLLRLADEHELPVRRDMFRYYFSDAHSAVTAGHDIRTALLAFGCDATHGYERTHIDSLAALSRLLGAYILSPPVFASDAAPANASLDRFSHQIEHDTQMESETRVPPVDSLVGQRSDS, from the coding sequence ATGACCCCACAAATCCCTGAACCGGATCTGGCTTACCTGCAAAAAGTCCTGCTGGAAATGCTCGCCATTCCCAGCCCTACCGGGTTCACCGACACCATCGTGCGCTATGTCGCCGAGCGTCTTGAAGAGCTGGGCATTCCGTTCGAAATGACCCGGCGCGGCACCATTCGCGCGACGTTGAAGGGCAAAAAGAGCAGCCCTGACCGCGCGGTATCGGCGCATCTGGACACCATCGGCGCCGCTGTGCGTGCGGTGAAAGACAACGGTCGCCTGACCCTCGCCCCGGTCGGTTGCTGGTCAAGCCGCTTTGCCGAGGGCAGCCGGGTCAGCCTGTTTACCGACACCGGGGTGATTCGCGGCAGCGTGCTGCCGCTGATGGCGTCCGGGCATGCGTTCAACACCCAGGTCGATGAAATGCCGATCAGTTGGGATCATGTCGAGCTGCGGCTGGACGCCTACTGCACGACCAAAGCCGATTGCGAATCGCTGGGCATTCATGTCGGCGACGTGGTGGCCTTCGATCCGCTGCCGGAGTTCACCGAAAGCGGCCATATCAGCGCCCGCCACCTCGACGACAAGGCCGGTGTTGCCGCATTGCTCGCGGCACTGAAGGCAATTGTCGACAGCGGCCAGGAACTGAACATCGATTGCCATCCACTGTTCACCATCACCGAGGAAACCGGCAGCGGTGCAGCGGCGGCATTGCCGTGGGACGTCAGTGAGTTTGTCGGCATCGACATCGCACCGGTCGCCCCCGGCCAGCATTCCAGCGAACACGCGGTGAGCGTGGCGATGCAGGATTCGGGCGGGCCGTATGACTATCACCTGTCGCGGCATCTGTTGCGTCTGGCCGATGAACACGAATTGCCGGTGCGCCGTGACATGTTCCGCTATTACTTCAGCGATGCGCACTCGGCGGTCACCGCCGGCCACGACATTCGCACCGCCCTGCTCGCTTTCGGCTGCGATGCCACCCACGGCTACGAACGCACGCACATCGACAGTCTGGCGGCGCTCAGTCGCTTGCTCGGCGCGTACATTCTCAGCCCGCCGGTCTTCGCCAGCGATGCGGCGCCGGCCAATGCTTCACTGGATCGTTTCAGCCATCAGATCGAGCATGACACGCAGATGGAAAGCGAAACCCGCGTGCCGCCGGTGGACAGTCTGGTGGGGCAGCGTTCTGACAGTTGA
- the ngg gene encoding N-acetylglutaminylglutamine synthetase: MKPHATSINQRLLRGQAPSYERLQARLAEDGSEPASAPIAVHCGWGRLLIGHTFPDPASLAQELLNEQPGERDIALYVAAPQQILGLEPTQLFLDPSDTLRLWFSDYRQATRVFRGFRIRRAQSETDWQGINRLYQARGMLPIDPELLTPHHQGGPVYWLAEDEDSGAVIGSVMGLNHQKAFNDPEHGSSLWCLAVDPHCSRPGVGEVLVRHLVEHFMSRGLAYLDLSVLHDNRQAKNLYAKLGFRNLPTFAIKRKNGINQPLFLGPGPEANFNPYARIIVEEAHRRGIDVQVDDADAGLFTLSHGGRRVRCRESLSDLTSAISMTLCQDKSLTHKVLKAAGLKLPAQQLAGNADDNLAFLDEHQRVVVKPLDGEQGHGVAVDLRTIEEVQKAIETAKQFDSRVLLESFHEGLDLRIVVIGFEVVAAAIRKPAEVVGDGQHSIGALIEAQSRRRQAATSGESKIPLDHETQRTLHAAGYDYSSILPAGEHLFVRRTANLHTGGTLEDVTDILHPTLVDAAVRAARALDIPMVGLDLMVRAADQPEYVFIEANERAGLANHEPQPTAERFVDLLFPHSQPAVS, from the coding sequence ATGAAACCCCATGCCACGTCCATCAACCAGCGCCTGCTGCGTGGTCAGGCCCCCTCGTATGAACGTTTGCAGGCGCGCCTGGCCGAAGACGGCAGCGAGCCTGCCAGCGCCCCGATTGCCGTGCATTGCGGTTGGGGCCGGCTGCTGATCGGTCATACCTTTCCCGACCCGGCGTCGCTGGCGCAGGAGCTGCTCAACGAGCAGCCCGGCGAACGCGATATCGCCCTGTATGTTGCCGCACCGCAGCAGATTCTCGGCCTCGAGCCGACGCAGCTGTTTCTCGATCCATCCGACACCCTGCGTTTGTGGTTCAGCGATTACCGGCAGGCCACGCGGGTGTTTCGCGGCTTCCGCATTCGTCGCGCGCAGAGCGAAACCGACTGGCAGGGCATCAACCGTTTGTATCAGGCGCGCGGCATGTTGCCGATCGACCCGGAGCTGCTCACCCCCCATCATCAGGGCGGCCCGGTGTACTGGCTGGCGGAAGACGAAGACAGCGGCGCGGTGATCGGCAGTGTCATGGGCCTCAATCATCAAAAAGCCTTCAACGATCCGGAACACGGCAGCAGCCTCTGGTGCCTGGCGGTCGACCCGCATTGCTCGCGCCCCGGCGTCGGCGAAGTGCTGGTGCGACATCTGGTCGAGCACTTCATGAGTCGCGGCCTGGCTTATCTGGATCTGTCGGTGCTGCACGACAACCGTCAGGCGAAAAACCTTTACGCCAAACTGGGTTTCCGCAACCTGCCGACCTTTGCCATCAAGCGCAAGAACGGCATCAACCAGCCGCTGTTTCTTGGGCCGGGGCCTGAGGCGAATTTCAATCCATACGCACGGATCATCGTCGAAGAAGCGCATCGACGCGGCATCGACGTGCAAGTGGATGACGCCGACGCCGGGCTGTTCACCCTCAGCCATGGCGGCCGTCGCGTTCGTTGCCGCGAGTCGCTGAGCGACCTGACCAGTGCGATCAGCATGACCTTGTGCCAGGACAAGAGCCTGACCCACAAGGTGCTCAAAGCCGCCGGCCTGAAACTGCCGGCACAGCAACTGGCGGGCAATGCCGACGACAACCTGGCCTTCCTCGATGAACACCAACGGGTGGTAGTCAAACCTCTCGATGGCGAACAGGGCCACGGCGTCGCCGTGGATCTGCGCACCATCGAAGAAGTGCAGAAGGCCATCGAAACGGCGAAGCAGTTCGACAGTCGCGTGCTGCTGGAGAGCTTCCACGAAGGTCTTGATCTGCGCATCGTAGTGATCGGCTTTGAAGTGGTTGCGGCGGCGATTCGCAAGCCCGCCGAAGTGGTCGGCGATGGTCAGCATTCGATTGGTGCGCTGATCGAAGCGCAGAGCCGCCGCCGGCAAGCGGCCACCAGTGGCGAAAGCAAGATTCCGCTGGACCACGAAACCCAACGCACGCTGCACGCGGCCGGCTACGACTACAGCAGCATCCTGCCGGCCGGCGAGCATCTGTTCGTGCGGCGCACGGCCAACCTGCACACCGGTGGGACGCTGGAAGACGTGACCGACATTCTTCATCCAACGCTGGTCGACGCGGCAGTGCGTGCGGCGCGGGCGCTGGACATTCCAATGGTCGGGCTCGATCTGATGGTGCGGGCGGCGGATCAGCCCGAGTACGTGTTCATCGAAGCCAACGAACGCGCCGGCCTCGCCAACCACGAACCGCAGCCGACGGCGGAACGCTTTGTCGATCTGTTGTTTCCACATAGTCAGCCGGCTGTCTCTTGA
- a CDS encoding N-acetylglutaminylglutamine amidotransferase: MCGLAGELRFDQQPADLAAIERITHHLAPRGPDAWGFHAQGPIALGHRRLKIMDLSDGSAQPMIDSQLGLSLAFNGAIYNFPELRAELEALGYAFYSGGDTEVLLKGYHAWGEALLPKLNGMFAFAIWERDAQRLFIARDRLGVKPLYLSRTGQRLRFASALPALLKGGDINPILDPVALNHYLNFHAVVPAPRTLLAGIEKLPPATWMRVEADGRTEQKTWWTLPYGPNEDEKNLNLEDWVDRVLDGTREAVAIRQRAAVDVGVLLSGGVDSSMLVGLLREVGVENLSTFSIGFQDAGGERGDEFQYSDLIAKHYGTRHHQLRIDEKEIIEQLPAAFRAMSEPMVSHDCIAFYLLSREVAKHCKVVQSGQGADELFAGYHWYPQVDGAADPYAAYRDAFFDRSYDDYAATVQPKWLVDHDAAGDFVKQHFAQPGADAAVDKALRLDSTVMLVDDPVKRVDNMTMAWGLEARTPFLDYRLVELSARVPGKFKLPDGGKQVLKEAARRVIPSEVIDRKKGYFPVPGLKHLQGDTLNWVRELLLDPSQDRGLFNPSMLDKLLTDPQGQLTPLRGSKLWQLAALNLWLSEQGI, encoded by the coding sequence ATGTGCGGATTAGCTGGCGAGTTACGTTTTGATCAACAACCTGCAGACCTTGCAGCGATCGAGAGAATCACCCATCACCTGGCCCCTCGCGGCCCTGACGCGTGGGGCTTCCATGCCCAGGGGCCGATTGCCCTGGGCCATCGACGCCTGAAGATCATGGACCTGTCGGACGGCTCGGCGCAGCCGATGATCGACAGTCAACTGGGCCTGTCCCTGGCGTTCAACGGTGCGATCTACAACTTCCCGGAATTGCGCGCAGAGCTTGAAGCACTGGGTTATGCCTTCTATTCGGGTGGCGACACCGAAGTGCTGCTCAAGGGTTATCACGCCTGGGGCGAGGCACTGCTGCCAAAACTCAACGGCATGTTCGCCTTCGCCATTTGGGAGCGTGATGCCCAGCGCCTGTTCATCGCCCGTGACCGTCTCGGCGTAAAGCCGTTGTACCTGTCGCGCACTGGCCAACGCCTGCGCTTCGCCTCGGCACTGCCGGCGCTGCTCAAGGGCGGCGATATCAACCCGATCCTCGATCCGGTTGCGCTCAATCACTATCTGAATTTCCACGCGGTCGTACCTGCGCCGCGCACGTTGCTGGCCGGTATCGAAAAACTGCCGCCGGCCACCTGGATGCGCGTTGAAGCCGATGGCCGCACCGAGCAGAAAACCTGGTGGACTCTGCCCTACGGCCCGAATGAAGACGAGAAAAACCTCAATCTGGAAGACTGGGTCGATCGCGTCCTCGACGGCACCCGCGAAGCGGTGGCGATTCGTCAGCGTGCGGCAGTGGACGTCGGTGTGTTGCTGTCCGGCGGTGTCGATTCGAGCATGCTCGTCGGCCTGTTGCGCGAAGTCGGTGTAGAGAATCTGTCGACCTTCTCCATCGGTTTCCAGGATGCCGGCGGCGAGCGCGGCGACGAATTCCAGTATTCCGACCTGATCGCCAAGCACTACGGCACCCGCCACCATCAGTTGCGCATCGACGAGAAAGAAATCATCGAGCAACTGCCCGCCGCGTTCCGGGCGATGAGCGAGCCGATGGTCAGCCACGACTGCATCGCTTTCTATCTGTTGTCCCGTGAAGTGGCCAAGCACTGCAAAGTGGTGCAGAGCGGCCAAGGCGCAGACGAACTGTTTGCCGGTTACCACTGGTATCCGCAAGTCGACGGCGCGGCAGATCCATACGCGGCCTACCGCGATGCGTTCTTCGATCGCAGCTACGACGACTACGCGGCGACGGTTCAGCCGAAATGGCTGGTCGACCACGATGCGGCGGGCGATTTCGTCAAACAGCACTTTGCCCAGCCTGGCGCCGATGCTGCCGTGGACAAGGCGCTGCGCCTGGACAGCACGGTGATGCTGGTCGATGACCCGGTCAAACGCGTGGACAACATGACCATGGCCTGGGGCCTGGAAGCGCGTACGCCGTTTCTCGACTATCGACTGGTCGAGCTGTCGGCCCGTGTGCCGGGCAAATTCAAGCTGCCCGATGGCGGCAAGCAAGTGCTGAAAGAAGCTGCGCGCCGGGTCATTCCAAGCGAAGTGATCGACCGCAAGAAAGGCTATTTCCCGGTGCCGGGTCTCAAGCACTTGCAGGGCGACACACTCAATTGGGTGCGCGAGCTGCTGCTGGATCCGAGCCAGGATCGCGGCCTGTTCAACCCGAGCATGCTCGACAAGCTTTTGACTGATCCGCAAGGCCAGCTGACCCCGTTGCGCGGCTCGAAACTGTGGCAATTGGCAGCCCTGAACCTGTGGCTCAGTGAACAAGGAATCTGA